The Nocardioides zeae genome includes the window CGAGCGCCGTACGACGAGCTCCGGCGACAGCACGATGTGCTCGACCTTGGCGTGCGGGTCCTCGATGACCTCGAGCAGGCGCCCGGTGGCGGCGGCGCCCATCTCGACGGCGGGCTGCCGCACCGAGGTGAGCGGGATGGCGGCCGCGGCGGCGAACTCGTTGTCGTCGTAGCCGACGATGGCGATGTCGTCCGGCACCCGCACGCCGGCCAGCGTCAACGTCTGCAGCACGCCGAGCGCGATGAGGTCGTTGGCCGCGAAGATCGCGTCGGGCCGCCGGGCCGCGGGCAGGTCGAGCAGCGCCGCCGCGCCGACGCGGCCCGCCTCCACGTCGAGGGTGGGGGAGTCGACGTGCCAGACCGCGCCGCTGCCGTGCTGCTCGACGACCCGGCGTGCCGCCCCGAGACGGTGCTTGATCTGCGTGAGCCGCTCGGGCCCGCCGAGGAAGGCGATGCGGCGTCGTCCCACGTCGAGCAGGTGCTGGGTGGCGAGGGTGCCGCCGAGCGTGTCGTCGACGGACACCGACGAGAACTCGCGGGCGCCGGTCTTGCGGTCGACGACGACGATCGCCGTACCGCGGTCGCGGAGGCGACGCAGCCGGTCCAGCACCTGGCCGGCCGGGGTCACGAGCA containing:
- a CDS encoding LacI family DNA-binding transcriptional regulator yields the protein MQAQVRDVARLAGVSSGTVSNALNHPEKVSPATRERVQQAIAELGFVPNIAARQLRRGTNDSIGMVVLDIANPFFTAVARGVEERLAGVGRPLVMAHSGQDHEREKAYLDLFAEQRLSGVLVTPAGQVLDRLRRLRDRGTAIVVVDRKTGAREFSSVSVDDTLGGTLATQHLLDVGRRRIAFLGGPERLTQIKHRLGAARRVVEQHGSGAVWHVDSPTLDVEAGRVGAAALLDLPAARRPDAIFAANDLIALGVLQTLTLAGVRVPDDIAIVGYDDNEFAAAAAIPLTSVRQPAVEMGAAATGRLLEVIEDPHAKVEHIVLSPELVVRRSTVA